Proteins encoded by one window of Thermoplasmata archaeon:
- a CDS encoding thymidylate synthase, translating into MEGGDEEFRAREGEIPVLQARGRTVPEAWERSVLLLWERGARMRTEYDREGDEPSRDATMIIVVEDPMAEPRIHLAFPGGIEDLEKYRQEVLYGVHDHWIKPEEGKWTYTYHQRLCAYAPVEDLSSSTVRSPFRPVNQLEYIVRKLSESPHSRRAQAITWIPTADPSTDDPPCLQRLWCRLVPAGPSPPSSMDDRVKYFLNMNTHWRSRDAYKAAFMNIYALTDLQRWLAEELGRRMGCGVAVGRYVDISDSYHIYGSYFREFSERFLKLVRERAFERRVWRTDDKRVQAAIQAAREQLAAERE; encoded by the coding sequence GAGGAATTCCGTGCGAGGGAGGGAGAGATCCCGGTCCTCCAGGCGAGGGGGAGGACCGTCCCTGAGGCGTGGGAGAGGAGCGTCCTTCTGCTCTGGGAGAGGGGCGCGAGGATGAGGACCGAGTATGACAGGGAGGGCGACGAGCCCAGCCGAGACGCCACGATGATCATCGTTGTTGAGGACCCGATGGCCGAGCCCCGCATCCACCTGGCGTTTCCGGGCGGCATCGAGGACCTCGAGAAGTATAGGCAGGAGGTACTCTATGGCGTCCATGACCACTGGATAAAGCCCGAGGAGGGCAAGTGGACCTACACATACCACCAGAGGCTCTGCGCCTATGCCCCGGTGGAGGATCTGTCTAGTTCGACCGTGAGGAGCCCATTCAGGCCCGTCAATCAGCTCGAGTACATCGTCCGAAAGCTCTCGGAATCACCCCACTCGCGCCGGGCACAGGCGATCACATGGATCCCGACAGCCGACCCCTCGACAGACGACCCACCATGCCTCCAGAGGCTCTGGTGCAGGCTAGTGCCCGCGGGGCCCTCTCCGCCCTCCTCCATGGATGATAGGGTGAAATATTTCTTGAACATGAACACACACTGGCGCTCGCGCGACGCCTACAAGGCCGCCTTCATGAACATCTACGCCCTGACCGACCTGCAGCGTTGGCTCGCGGAGGAGCTCGGGAGGAGGATGGGCTGCGGGGTTGCGGTCGGGAGGTACGTGGATATCAGCGACTCCTACCATATCTACGGCTCCTACTTCCGCGAGTTCAGCGAGAGGTTCCTAAAGCTGGTCAGGGAAAGGGCTTTCGAAAGAAGGGTCTGGCGGACAGATGACAAGCGCGTTCAGGCGGCAATACAGGCTGCGAGGGAGCAGCTGGCCGCCGAGAGAGAGTAG
- a CDS encoding redox-regulated ATPase YchF, producing MEQLGVVGKPNVGKSTFFAAATLAPAQIASYPFTTIEPNRGVGFVRARCPHSDFGVLCSPRNSRCEGGVRFVAVEMIDVAGLVPGAHQGRGMGNKFLDDLRQASALIHVVDASGCTDADGNICPGGRDPVEDVRFLERELDHWIVGIVGKGFEKLARRVESEGTKIESVLAEKLAGLGMTEVGIKLALKRAPIPERPAQWTTEDLLALAAELRRQSKPMIIAANKADVAPPENLKRLMELPDHLVVPTAAEYELGLRRAAKAGLIQYTPGAREFSILEPSKLTPAQKKGLERVQEFLSGSEHGTGVQKCVEEAFFRLLDMIVVYPVEDEGKLTDKDGRVLPDAFLMKRGSTARDLAFKVHTELGKKFIRAINARTRRVVGADYTLQDGDVIKIVAGT from the coding sequence GTGGAGCAGCTCGGTGTGGTTGGGAAGCCAAATGTGGGCAAGTCGACCTTCTTCGCTGCAGCCACTCTCGCCCCTGCGCAGATAGCCAGCTACCCTTTCACAACCATCGAGCCCAACAGGGGCGTGGGTTTCGTCAGGGCCCGCTGCCCTCACTCAGACTTCGGAGTCCTCTGCAGTCCCAGGAACTCGAGGTGTGAGGGTGGAGTGAGGTTCGTCGCGGTGGAGATGATCGACGTCGCGGGTCTTGTCCCTGGGGCTCATCAAGGGAGGGGGATGGGCAACAAGTTCCTCGATGACCTCCGGCAGGCGAGCGCGCTGATTCACGTCGTTGACGCAAGTGGCTGCACAGACGCCGACGGCAACATCTGCCCTGGAGGCCGCGATCCCGTGGAGGATGTACGCTTTCTTGAGAGAGAGCTCGACCACTGGATAGTGGGCATTGTTGGGAAGGGGTTCGAGAAGCTCGCTAGGCGGGTCGAGAGCGAGGGGACGAAAATCGAGTCTGTTCTGGCGGAGAAACTCGCGGGCCTGGGAATGACGGAGGTGGGAATCAAGCTCGCCCTTAAGCGTGCCCCGATACCCGAGAGACCCGCTCAGTGGACGACGGAGGACCTCCTCGCCCTCGCGGCGGAGCTTAGAAGGCAGAGCAAGCCGATGATAATAGCGGCCAACAAGGCCGACGTGGCGCCCCCAGAGAATCTGAAGCGGTTGATGGAGCTCCCGGACCACCTCGTTGTGCCGACTGCGGCGGAATATGAACTGGGACTCCGCAGGGCGGCGAAGGCGGGCTTAATACAATATACACCAGGCGCGCGCGAGTTCTCCATTCTCGAGCCCTCCAAACTCACTCCCGCCCAGAAAAAGGGTCTGGAGAGGGTTCAGGAGTTTCTCTCCGGGAGCGAGCACGGGACCGGAGTCCAGAAATGCGTGGAGGAGGCCTTCTTCAGGCTACTGGACATGATAGTGGTCTATCCCGTGGAGGACGAGGGGAAGCTCACGGACAAGGACGGGCGAGTCCTACCAGACGCCTTCTTGATGAAGCGCGGCAGCACCGCTAGGGACCTGGCCTTCAAGGTCCACACAGAGCTCGGAAAGAAATTCATAAGGGCCATCAACGCCCGGACAAGGCGAGTCGTAGGGGCAGACTACACCCTCCAGGATGGCGATGTGATAAAAATAGTGGCTGGGACCTAG